Genomic window (Leptospira bouyouniensis):
CATCTTCTACTTGGAAAAATTCGATTAAGTTTCGATTGGTTCGTTTAAACGGAGTAATTTCCCAACCCAGAATTTTAGGTATTGTTCCTGTTTCCAATAAGTTTTGAACACGCACAGCATACTCTGCTTCTTTTTGGTATTTTTTGTTTTCGGAAATATGATAAGAGAGGATATGGTTGTGAATCGTTAGGGCCGATTGTCCTGCTAACAATGATAAACTGTGACTTGCATCCGAATTTGGAATATTAGATACTGCGATAAAGCCAAATAATTTTTCTCGAAAGATGAATGGGTGTATATAATTTGCATGGAGTTCCATAAAGTCATTATTGATGTTCTCATTTGAAAACGTATTTGCAACCGATGCTCCATTTCGATTGGCAAGTAAGAATGATTGAAAACTGGATTTAACAACAATATCTTTCGTTGGACTTAATTTTTTCTGTCTACCTCGAAAATAAGAGTGAAATGCAAAAGTACCATTTTGGGTGAGTACTGCCATTGTACCAGATTGGCTTCCGGTAATTTTCACCATATCTGGAAAAACATTCTTAATCAAAGAGTCAAAATTAAATCGTTTAATGGCCTGGCGATATGATTCGGCATCTTCTGTCAGGTATTCTGATAAAAACTTTGTTCGCATATACCTAGTTAAACGTTCAATGAGAGGCAGATATAAGATGAGAGAAAATGCGCAGGTGAGAAGCAATGCCAATTCAAGACGATAGGACATACTTTCTGGTATTTGTAGAATGATGATAAAATAAGAAATGTAAACCATTAAGATAAAAACAGTACGAGTGAATAAATTTGTAACCGAAAGTTTTAATTGATAACTTGAAGGTAAAAAGTATTTAAATGTATTTTTTAACTTATTGGAGATCATGTAGTGTAATATGCGTTTTCCTGGATGTAACCTTCGGTGAAATCACAACTCCAAAATGTTTTTTGAATGTTTCCTGTATTTAGTTCCACAGTGATAAAAATTTCTTCGTTCGATTTTAAGTATTCGGCTAACTTTGATTTTGTTTCATTGTTTGCACCTTTTACAGAAATTCCACCTAATTGAATCTCTAGATGATCATATGGAATAGGTTCATCAAACACTTTCCCGATTGCCATAATAAATCTCCCCCAATTGGGATCCCCTCCATAAATTGCAGTTTTAACAAGTGGTGAATTCAAAATTGATTTACCAATCTTTGTGACTTGGTTTTCATCTCTCCCTTTTGTGACAGTTAGTTCAATGAGTTTACTTGCACCTTCTCCATCCCTCGCAATTTTTTTAGAAAGTTCAGTGGCAATTTCATTTAGAGTAGATTCAAATTGATCATCAGGGATGGATCCGAGTTTTCCAGAACACATTAGTACCACTGTATCACTCGTCGAAGTGTCCGAATCGATTGTAATACAATTATAAGTTTGGTCTACCACATGTTTTAAAATTCCGTTGAGGTTATTTGATTCGGGTAAATAATCACAAAGGATATATGATAACATTGTTGCCATGTTGGGTTCGATCATACCCGCACCCTTGGCTATCCCAAACATCACTCCTTCTTTGCCTTCATGTGAAATTGTGCGATAGGAAATTTTTTTCTTGGTATCAGTTGTCATGATGGCTTCTGCCACTTCATCCAAATTTCCAGGTTTTAGATTTTCTTTCGCATTCGAACAAGCTGTTAGGATTTTTTCAATCGGAAGTGGGACACCAATCACTCCTGTTGAAGATGGTAAGATATCTTCTTTTTTGATTCCAAGTGAATTTGCCAATGTTTCACAAATTTGGTAAGAATCTTGAATACCTTTTTCACCTGTCGCAACATTTGAATTTTTTGAATTGATGACGATGGCTTGTAAGTATCCGTCTTTGATATGGTCTCGGCCAACATAAATGGGAGCTCCAGGAAAATTATTCCGAGTGAAAACGGCTGCTGCTTGGCAACGCACATCAGAATAAATAACTGCAAAATCTAAACTTGCATCTTTGATGCCGATGTTTTTGCCAAAGGAGTAAAATCCCAAAGGATACTTCATATTTACCTACCGGATACCAATATTCTATCCGGGGACTTCTCTTACGAGAATCTATTTTTTAGGAAAAACAAAGGAGAAAATGGAACCACCTTTCGGATTGGGTGCTACACTGACTTCACCTGAATGGAGTCTTGCAATGTGTTTTACGATCGAAAGCCCAAGTCCCGTGCCTCCCTCTTTCCTCGAGCGATTGGTATCAACGCGGAAAAAACGTTCAAAGATTCGTTCGGCATCTTCCGCAGAAATTCCAATCCCTTGGTCGATAACTTGGATTACGTTAGATTCTTCTGTCGTGGAAGCTTTTACGATCACACTAGCACCTTCAGGACTATATGCTGATGCATTCGAGATTAGATTCACAAGTAAATCTTCCAAGAGCAAACGATCTGCTTTGACCTTTAATTCAGGGGGAATATCCAATACCAAATATTGTTTTTTTTGGGAATAAATGACACCCAATGATTCAGAAACATTTTTTACCAAGTCATAGATGGGAACATCAGTGAGATTCAATACCGTTTTGTGGTTTTCTAGTCTCGAAACAGTTAACATATCTTCAACAATACGAATCAATCGATCTGTATTTCTTAGGATTGCATCTAAAAACTTTCGCTCATTCGAATCGGGAGCCAATTTCAATTTGTACTCTAACGTTTCTGCATAACCTTTGATCGATGTGATAGGTGTTTTTAATTCATGAGATGCATTCTGAAAAAATTGTTCCCGAATCATTTGATTTTGTCGGTCTTCTGTGATATCTGAAATCACTCCAATGTAAAGTTGGACCATCGCATCCGATTTAATTGGATAAATTCTTGCTGTATAAAAATGAAGTCCATCTTGGAATTCAGTTTTGCCTTCTTTTCCTGATTTTATTTTTTCAGATATAAAACTTAGTAGTTCTTTGTTTTTAATAAACGGAGCAAATTCTTTAAATTGAGAATTCTTTTGAATGAGAGTTTCTGAAATATTTCGATTCAAAAATAAGAATTTCTGATTTCGGTCGATTGCAAAAACTCCTTCCTTTAAGTTTTGGAGAAGGTAATTAAATTTTTCTTTTTCGACAGTGAGATCCAAAAATTGTAATTTAAGTCTCCTTGCCATTTCATTGATTGAAGAGGTAAGAGTTGCCAACTCACGGATATCAGGCGATGATAACTCAACACCAAAATCACCAGCATTGATTTCTTTTGTTTTTTTCTCTACAGTGGCAAGTGGGTCAGTGATCCGCATTGCAATGTTGGTGGAGATATAAAAAGTTCCAAAAATGGTAATGAGAACAAATCCAAAAAGGATCAGCGGACGGACAGCAGGAACCACTAAATCATAAATATAAAATACACCTAGGGCAAGTGTCAGTAGGACAAGTAGTAGGCCCCAGTTGAGTAAAAGTAGTGTAGAAAAAAAACTACGCATCTCGGAATCGATAACCGACTCCGCGAATCGTTTCGAGTCGTTCTTTTTCGGAGAGTAATTTGTCTCTTAGTCGTTTGATATTAACATCTACGGTGCGATCCGTAACAAATACATCTTTGCCCCAAATCCGATCTAACAATTTATCTCTTGAAAAAGCCACTCCTGGATTTCCAGCAAACAATTGTAATAATTTGAATTCAATCAGCGTGAGATCAATTTCTGTCCCTTCGACAAATACTTTGTGTGCAGTCGGATTGATTTGGATTTTTCCAGTCGTGATGGTACCTTGGACTTCTTGGTTTGGGTCAGTTGTACGCCGAGTTACAGTCCTTACACGAGCGACTAGTTCTCTGATATTGAATGGTTTGCGGATATAATCGTCGGCTCCTAGTTCAAGACCTAGGACAACATCAGTTTCGCCCGTTTTTGCAGTCACCATAAGGATCGGAATTTGTGGGTATTTTTCTTTGATACGTCTGCATAAATCCATCCCACCAATTCCAGGTAACATTAAATCTAAGATGATTCCATCAGGTAGGTTTTTTTCTAAACGAGGGAGGACTTCCATTCCATTATGGCAAACTTCCGTTTGGAAACCTTCTTCTTCCAAATGGAATTGGATAAGGCCTGCAATGTCTTCTTCGTCATCTACGATCAGTATTTTCATGAATATATTTCAAAGTAACAGAGATTCGTTACAAAAAGAATACAAAAAGATTACAAAAAATCGAATCCTTTTTATTTGCTTAACATTTGGTTTATATCTCGGATTGCTTGCCTTTGGCGAAAAAGGATGAGCCCTAAAAATCCAGTAAACAACAGGAAGGCGAGAACATAGACCCAGAGTAGTGATTTGAGTCTTGCTTGTTCTTTTTCAATCGCTTGGATTTCTTCCAAATGAGAAATGAGAAAGTAAAAATGGTCAGCTTTCGGGTATGATTTTTTTATTTCTGCCCGTAGTTCGGAAACAAGAACCTTTGCATCTTCCTTAGAAAGTGATTCTACGAAACGAATGGATTTGTCCAAATCCATATTTAAAAATTCTTCTGCCGAAGGCAAAGCCTCTGCTGATACCGAAGTGCCAATAATAAATATGAGGGAAACAATAAGACCTTTCACGAATGATTAAACCTCTTCAAAGCCAAGTTTCTCTTTCCATGCATTCAGAAAAGGAATTCTTGTATTGAGGAGTAAAAAGCCAAGAACCAAAGAATAAAAACAGAAAAACAAACTTGAACTGATCAGGAGAGGCAACAAATACATGGAACTTTCATCTTGTTTGATCGAAAATAACATGGTTCCAAATGGAATGAGTAATAAGATAAAGGATACGAACAAAGAGGAAAACAATAACTTGAGGGGTAAAATTTGACCTAACACTCGGATGCGAATGATAGAAGGAGCATCAATTTCTTTCAGAAATGGATCTGGATGGGTGAACAAAGTTTCCAGATTTCCTTTCTGTTTAGCCTTCGATTTCATGTGACCACCATTTCCTCAAAAGTTCTTTTCCTCTCGAAATATGACTTTTGATTGTATTGAGTTTGATGTTGAGATCGTTCGAAATTTCCTTTAAGGGTTTGTTTTCAAAATAATGCAAAAGGATAGGCAACTGGTATGACTTAGGAAGTTTTGCGATCAGAGAATGTAAAATATCGTGAGTTTCTTCTTTATCTAATACATCCGCCACTGAAGGTTTAGAATTGTCCGCTAACGTTGTTACATCGTCTGTCCAATCAGTGATTAAGTGTGTTTTCTTTTTGTTAACTTTTGTTAAGCGAAATTTGGCTATTTGGAATAACCAAGTTGAAAACTGAGCTTCTCCACGAAATAAACTTAAAGATTCATATGCTTTGATAAATACTTCTTGAGTGAAATCTTCGGCTTCTTCTTCTGAAAGAAATGCCTTTCGTGCTTGGGAATATACCATTCCCTGGTACCGTTTCATGAGTACCTCGAATTGAGAAACATCCCCACGTAAGACTAACTGAATTGAATTCCAGTCTTCATCATTACACTTTCGTTTTGTCTCTGTTACCTGTGTAGTTTGTAAAAGGTCAAGAGACCGAGTCCAATTGCGAATGGGATTAACCCTCCTAACATCGCCATAGAACGACCTAAGACGAGTATAAATACAAACGATAAGGCAAATCCAGTGAATGTCAACAAAAGACCCACGAAAAAAGAATACAATCTGATGTCAAAACTCCAGGGTTTGTACTGTCCTGATTGGATGAGTGCCATTTTTTGTTTATGCCACCACTGAAACAAAAAAAACAAAAATGTGGTACCGAAGATAATCCCTATGTGGGGAACTAAATATAAAACCAATCGATAGGGGTCTGACCCACCTTGGTATTGAATTTCTTTTAAAATTGAAATGATGGCTTCATACTGCTCTGGAGTCATGAAACGGCTTCTCCAATTAAATTTGATGCATAAGATCTTAGAAGTGATAGACCTTCTACTTTGTCACATTGAAAAATTTGAACTCCAATATTTGTTGTGTCATTCTCCCCTTTTTTAAGACTTCTTAAACTTCCAAAAAAAGTATACGGAGAAGAATTGATTTTGAGTTGGAATGAAACAGGGGAACCAATGGGTCTTGATTCTATATTGGAACCTTTGGGCAATGTGATACCAATTCCCCTTCCATCTTGACTAATGTCTCTAACAGGAGTTGTGCGAATAATTGTTTCCCAATCTTTTGCATAAGCAAATTCAAGTTGGAAAACAAATTCTTCTGCTTTTTGGTCTAAAAATAATAATAATGGTCCTATGCCTTCTGGACCTTCGATGTCTGATTGTAACGAAGAATTTCCTAGATCTGGTAAGTTACTAATAATTTCAAAATAACCCAAAAGGACTTTTCCATTCGAAAAAAATGGAAAAATCAAAGTGGATTTTGTATTATTCAGTAATAGAGAATCCAAGTACGATCGCACGTAAATTTCACTTAATTTTTTGGGACTATAAAAACCTCTATCGGTATAAAAAATTCTGCGATTCGCATCACGCACGTAATATGGCGCTTTGGAAGTAGCAAGTGCCTCCATGAGTTGGGTATCCGCTGCATAATAAAAACCAATTTGTATTTTTTTGATAAAATACCCGAAATTGGTGAGTACTTGTTCCAAGTGAACTTGCCATTGGTTCAATGCTTGGTTGATGATGGAAGTTTTTCCGTATATGGAAATGACCGTTCCTAAATCTGCAGTTTGTGCCATTTGTAGTTCGTATGCAGAGATATCTTCAATAGCGGCTCTTTTGGCAGAACGTTCCAATGGTTCGATTAGAATTTCGTAGACTTGCAATAAATCATCTTGGTACGGATTGACTGGTTTGACACGCAATTCCACTCTGTTTTCTTTTAAGACACAGACCAAGGATTTGGGTTTAGAGAGCATAGGTTCTGTTGTTTCGATGGTGATGTGGACTGATTTTAAGATATCATTGACTGCCACAGGACTCGTAAAAGTAAACTTTTGATTGGTGTCACGATCTTGAAGGATAGTTGCAGTGAGCTTGGAAACGATCCCTAAAAGTGTCCTTTGGTCGGTCAGTCTGTATTTTTTCATGGTCTAAGGAATATGATACGTAAAATTCTATTTTTCGCCATAGTTTTTCCATCCTTTTTGCCACTCTTGGCAGAAAAACCAAGGTTTCAATATTTTGGCAAAGCATACGACCTCAACACCGGAAAATACGTTTATTCAGATAATCATAAAGAATATTATAATAATGGAAAACACACCCATTCCGAAATCCAATACAAAGATGCAAATGGGAAGGTATTTGGATCCAAACACATTGAATTTGATCAAAATTCAGAAGTACCAACTTTCAAAACTGTTGATGAAAGGGATGGTTATACTGAAGGAGCGGATGTAAAAGGAAAATCGGTTCGTTTGTTTTATAAAAGGAAAAAGGAAGATCCACTTTCTGAAAAAACTTACACTCCAAAAACTCCTGCAGTAATGGATGGGGGATTCGATTATTTTGTCAGAAACCATTGGGATGAATTGTCACGTGGTGAAAGACTATCTTTTCATTTCATCGCTCCTGTTCAGTTAGATGATTATAAGTTTGCAGTTTTGAAAATCAAAGATGGAGAATGGAAAGGAAGACAAGCCCTCTATCTACGATTGGAGATTGATAATTTTGTTTTAAAACAAGTCGTAAAACCATTTTTACTAGTGTATGATGTCCAAACACGAAGGATATTACAGTTTGATGGTCTTTCTAATATTAATGATGAAAATGGGAAAAGTTTAAAAGTAAAAATTGTATATGATTATCCTAAGGAAGTTTTGGAACCTTGACAAAAAGGAGTTTTGAACAATTTTTTAAAAACCCACGTTTATGGAGGGAAGATTTAATCGCAGTAGGGGGAGATTTTTCCGTTGATCGATTGTTATACGCATATACTCACGGAATTTTCCCTTGGTCTGAAGATCCGATTCGATGGTATTGTTTGGATCCTCGTGCCATATTTGATATCAACCGAGTTCATTTTTCTAAAACTGTCCTAAGAAAAGTCAGACAAAACAAATTCCGGATCACCTTTAACGAAGCCTTTCCAATTGTTATGCAAGCATGTGCTTATCGAGAAAAAGATAATACCTGGATCACTCCTGGATTTATCGATGGGTATATTGAGCTTCACAAACAGGGCTGGGCACATTCGGTGGAAGTTTGGAACGCAGACAGTATCCTTGTCGGCGGTGTATACGGGGTAGCGATTGGAAAATTCTTTGCTGGTGAAAGTATGTTTTCCTTTGAGTCAGATGCAGGGAAAATTGGACTTTTTCATTTGTTTGGCAAACTGAGAGATTCGAATTTTGAATTATTCGACACCCAACAACTCAATCATGTGACCTGGCAATTGGGTGCTTACGAAATTCCCAAATTATCGTATTTGGATCGTTTAGAGAAAGCCGTTACAAATGTTGTTCCTTGGGTCATTCCACCTTCACGCGGCTAATTTCATCCAATTCCACTTTCCAATGTTTTTGGACTTCCTCTGTAGTCGATACCCATTCTTTATCGCCTAACTTTGGACTTTTGTAAGGATCAAACTTGGGATGGTTTTCAAAAAATTTAACAAGATCTAGTTGGCTAATTGTAGTTCGGAATATTTCAGCTTCCTGGATTTCCGTTTCTGGATTTTTTTCACCTTGGATGAAAAACGGTTTGGAAAGGCTGAGAGACAATCGATGGAAATGGTGAAGGTTTAAAGCATATCCAATCCGTAACATAACTAAACTTTGGTACTCTGTTAGCACTTTACGATATTCGGAAGGATCGTTAAAGGTTAACGCACTATTGCTACCGTACGTGATATGAACTTCGTTCTGGTTGTCTTTGTCCACACCTGTTTCCACTCGTTTGAATTCTGATCCAAGTATCTTTGGCAAAATTTTCTCAGAAAAGATTGTCAGCGTTTCTTTGTTTTGATCACGAATCGATGTGATTTCCTCTTTCGTGATCTCGCTTGGTCGACAAGCAGAGAACAAAACAAGAGTTATGATCAAATTGAGAACTAGATTCATCTTAATTATGTTTTGACTTAATTTTGGCAAATTCAACATCAATGCGACCCGTTAACATTTTAAAGTACATGATCCAATCCGAAATAAAGGAATAAATCGGGTAAGTAAAGGTAGCTGGGCGATTTTTTTCGACGAAAAAATGACCTACCCATGCAAAGAAATACCCACTAACAAGTGCCAAACCTAAGATGTAGAGTTTACCAGTTGCAATAAATCCTAGAATACAACCGAGTGCAAGGCTTGAGCCTATAAAATGTAACGCACGGTTAAACGGATGACTATGCTCTTCTAAATAGAATGGGAAAAAATCTTTGAGTGTTTTGTACTTCTTTTCCATAAATTGGTCCTTTCACTAAACCATAGTCGATCTTTTTACTTTGCCAACTCAAAAATCATTCCAAATATTAGAGTTTGTCCCTAGTTTTTCAATCTATATTCGAGAATTCAGATATGATTTTAAAATAGAGTTGCGCGTTAGTGGGTACAAACTAATGTGCATTAACATTTAGAATCTAACAGAGAGTTAAATTTAGCAGGAAAGCAGGAGATTGTATGAAACCTAAATCGATTAAACCGGATGAGCTGAACAAGATTTTTTCCGAATTAAAAAAAGGAGAAGAGTCTGCCATCGGAAGTTATTTGGTAAAAGGAGTTCGTCTTCAAATCAGTAAATACAATTTATCAGGTGCCGAACGAGTTCAATTGTTATACAAAAGAAGAAGGGCACAAGGATTGTGTATTGTATGCGGAAAAAAAGTCACAAAGAAAAATCCATCTACAGATCAACTCTATAGACTCTGTGAAGAACACCGCAATAAAATTGATAAAGGTTCTAAATAACCAATTAAATGGTAGAGTTTCCCGCCTTTCGTTGCGGGAGCTCCCGCCAAACTGATTCCCTTTCCTCTTCGGTCATACTTGACCAATTCCCAATTTCCTCAATGGTTCGGTAACATCCGGCGCAAAGCCCAGAATCCGGGTCCATCATACATACTTTAATACATGGTGATTTTCGAGACATAGACCTGAAAATAGTAAATTTTTATAAATTTTCCTAAGCTAGTTTGGGAATCCGTCGATCCTTCCCATAAGGGAAAAGGAATTCGCATGTTGGATTGGGTTGAATCACTAAGAAGTTTATTTACTACAGAAATAGACTGTTACAAGCGCCTTTTGGATTTGGAAGGCAAAAAAAGAGCGGCAATCCATGTTGCGGACGGCAAAACTCTCGAGTCCCTTGTCAAAGAAAGTTATCATATCATGGTCGAAGCCTCTGAACTCGAACGAATTCGGATGAAAACCATTGAAGACGTCTATGAAAAGGAAAAATTCCAAAAAGACGAATCATCAATCACACTGACTCATTTTTTAAACCATATGGACCGTGAGTCCAATTTTAAACTCAAAACCTTTGCATTGGAACTTAAGAAGGTTGTTGCCGACTTAAAAGATGCCATCATCACAAACGAAAAACTTCTTAGGACCAGAAAAGAATTTTTACAAGCAACCGTTGACTCGCTACAAGAGTTATCTCGTGAAAAAGTTTATACATCACACAAACAACCAACAAGGCGTGGGCAGAGCCAGAAAGGCGCGATCATTTTGAACGCGACTGCCTAGGAGAATCGTATGGGATCAACATTCCAAGGTATAGAAATCGGAAAACGAGGACTTTCGGTCCACCAACAAGCGATCCAAACCACAGGTCATAATATTTCCAACGCGGATAACAAACATTATGCGCGACAAAGAGTTGTCATGAATAGCATGGATCCCATTTATGATCCTGCGTTTAATCGTGCAGAAGTACCTGGCCAAATTGGCCAAGGTGTCAAAATCTCTGAAATTGAAAGAGTTCGTGATAACTTCATCGATGACCGTATCATTGATTCTTCATCTCTGAAAGAGTATTGGGGTAAAAAAAATGATTATTTGTACCAAGTAGAAACCGTTTTTAATGAACCTACAGGAACTACACTTCGTTCCATGATGGATCAGTTTTGGTCCTCTTGGGAAGACCTGTCGAACTACCCAGAAGAAACAGCTCACCGTGCTGTGGTTCAGGAAAAAGCAGAAGCACTTGGTTCACGGATGGAAGATGTTTACAGAAAACTTTCCCTTCTACGTGACCAATCCAACCGTGAAATTGAAGCGAAGGTCAATCATCTCAATACAGTTGCGGAAAACATAAAATCTCTCAATGAAAAAATTACCAAATCACAAGCATTAGGTGATAATCCAAATGATCTTTTGGATAGAAGAGATGAACTTTTACAAGAACTCGCTGGTATGGCAGACATTACCATTGGTCGTAGTGATGAAGATGAACTTATGGTATTCATAGGCCAACAAATCCTCATCCAAGGGCAAAAAGTTCATAAAATTGATTTGGTAGGAAATCCAAATAACGATGGACTTTTGGATTTGAAATGGTCAGAGACAGGTGATACGGTTCTCCTTCGCAAAGGAAGTATCCAAGCTTTATATGAAATCAGAGACCGGATCCTCGTTGAAAAAATCAATGCAGTAGATGCTCTTGCGATCAATGCCATGGATGTCATCAACGAAATCCATAAAGATGGATTTGGTCTCAATGGTAAAACCAATGTAAACTTTTTTGAACAAAGAGCACTTGCCACAAATACCTTTGGGGAGATTGACACTGATGGCGATGGTCTCAATGACAAAACCGCAGTGTTTCGTGTGACAGGTCGTACCTCTCTTGATCCCGATCGCCCGATTGGAATTTCAGGAACAATGCGTTTTTTAAAGGCAAGCCCTGGTGGTGAAACTGAAATTTTAGTTCCTTATTCGAAAGATGATACCTTAAATGCGATCATCAAACGAATCAATCGTTCAGAAACGGGAGTTGTTGCTTACATGTCGCATGACAACCAATTGGCGCTAAAAGCGACAACAAACCCTCACGATAAAAAAGAAAACTTTATGATTCGTCACTTAGAGGATTCTGGAGAACTCCTTGTGGGTCTCACTGGAATTTTAACTGCCTCTGGAGTATCGGGATCTTTTGATTATCGTAAGGTTGGTGAGATCAATAAATTTCAGTCAAACGCACAAGACATCACTCTCACACCGATGTATCACCCTTCATCATTCTTTAAAATGTCAGAAGATGTGAGAAATAATCCTGCAAACATTGCAGCGGCACGTGGTAAAGATGTCAACGGATCCGGTGATTATAATTCACCTAACGGCCAAAAGGACGGATCCAATGCACTTCTCATTGCAGCTGCCTTACGTGAAAAGCCAGTGATGTTTGATTATTCCAAAACAACGGATGATTTTTACAATTCACTCATTTCAAGGCTTGGAACAGAAGCACGGGAAGCGAAACAAGAATATACCACTCAAAATGAACTAATGGTTGAGTTGGAAAATATGCGTCAATCTGTAATGGGTGTAAACTTAGATGAGGAGATGGCCAATATGGTCCAGTTCCAACAATCGTACAATGCATCCGCTAGGATGATCTCAACTCTCAATGAAATGTTAGATACCATCATCAATAGGTTAGGTGTATAATCATGATCAGAATCACTAACATGATGCAAAACAATTCCTTGGTGCGGAACTTAAACCGCCATCAAGTAGCAATGGACGAAACCCAAACCCAATTGGGAACAGGTTTAAAAATCCGAAAACCATCAGATGATCCTGGTGCAGCCACAAACCAAATGTATTTTCGTTCACGCCTCAACGAACTTTCTCAATATGAAGAAAACATTGGGGATGGATACCAAAGACTCCAACAGGTTGATGGTGTTCTGGATAAGATGGGTGAAATTTTCCAACGAGTGCGTGTTTTGACAGTACAAGCTGGAAATGGTATTTACCAAGGTGACAAAGGTTTTGAGCTCGAAGTTGCGATTGGAAAAGAGATCGATCAACATTTAAGAGCAATCGTTGACCTTGCAAACGCTCGTGATGCGACAGGGCAACCCTTGTTTGGTGGTCATGTGATCGAAAGACCTCCTTTTGAGCCAATTGAATCAAAAATCAAAGGACTACAAGGTTTAGAACTCAAAAACCAATATGTGGGTGTGGAATATCGCGGTGATATTGGGGAACAACTCCGTGAAATTGAAAAAGGGGAATATATCCCAATCACCATCCCTGGTAATAAAGTATTTTGGGGAACAAACGTCAGTGTGACATCCAAAGTAGATAACTCTGCATACCAAGCTACTTCCGACCAAAAGTTTAAAATTGATGGTGTGGAAATTCATATCTCTGTTGGAGATACTATTGATGATGTAATTGATAAAATCAACAATGCTCCCTTGGAAGTGAAAGCAAGTAAACTCGCCCAGGATAACATTTCGATCTCTTCAACAGCACCACACCAAATTTGGTTGGAAGATGTAGATGGTGGTACTGTATTGCGAGATATAGGTCTCATTGAACCTAGCGCGAGTGAACCACCTAACAATTTTTCCAAATCTGCTACAGTAACAGGACTCTCTGTATTTGATGTTCTTATCCAACTTAGGAATGACCTCATTCAAAAAGACCA
Coding sequences:
- a CDS encoding DUF1289 domain-containing protein; the encoded protein is MSRKSPCIKVCMMDPDSGLCAGCYRTIEEIGNWSSMTEEERESVWRELPQRKAGNSTI
- the argJ gene encoding bifunctional glutamate N-acetyltransferase/amino-acid acetyltransferase ArgJ, encoding MKYPLGFYSFGKNIGIKDASLDFAVIYSDVRCQAAAVFTRNNFPGAPIYVGRDHIKDGYLQAIVINSKNSNVATGEKGIQDSYQICETLANSLGIKKEDILPSSTGVIGVPLPIEKILTACSNAKENLKPGNLDEVAEAIMTTDTKKKISYRTISHEGKEGVMFGIAKGAGMIEPNMATMLSYILCDYLPESNNLNGILKHVVDQTYNCITIDSDTSTSDTVVLMCSGKLGSIPDDQFESTLNEIATELSKKIARDGEGASKLIELTVTKGRDENQVTKIGKSILNSPLVKTAIYGGDPNWGRFIMAIGKVFDEPIPYDHLEIQLGGISVKGANNETKSKLAEYLKSNEEIFITVELNTGNIQKTFWSCDFTEGYIQENAYYTT
- a CDS encoding LIC10235 family protein, with protein sequence MKPKSIKPDELNKIFSELKKGEESAIGSYLVKGVRLQISKYNLSGAERVQLLYKRRRAQGLCIVCGKKVTKKNPSTDQLYRLCEEHRNKIDKGSK
- the aat gene encoding leucyl/phenylalanyl-tRNA--protein transferase, with the translated sequence MTKRSFEQFFKNPRLWREDLIAVGGDFSVDRLLYAYTHGIFPWSEDPIRWYCLDPRAIFDINRVHFSKTVLRKVRQNKFRITFNEAFPIVMQACAYREKDNTWITPGFIDGYIELHKQGWAHSVEVWNADSILVGGVYGVAIGKFFAGESMFSFESDAGKIGLFHLFGKLRDSNFELFDTQQLNHVTWQLGAYEIPKLSYLDRLEKAVTNVVPWVIPPSRG
- a CDS encoding response regulator, whose protein sequence is MKILIVDDEEDIAGLIQFHLEEEGFQTEVCHNGMEVLPRLEKNLPDGIILDLMLPGIGGMDLCRRIKEKYPQIPILMVTAKTGETDVVLGLELGADDYIRKPFNIRELVARVRTVTRRTTDPNQEVQGTITTGKIQINPTAHKVFVEGTEIDLTLIEFKLLQLFAGNPGVAFSRDKLLDRIWGKDVFVTDRTVDVNIKRLRDKLLSEKERLETIRGVGYRFRDA
- a CDS encoding HAMP domain-containing sensor histidine kinase, translating into MRSFFSTLLLLNWGLLLVLLTLALGVFYIYDLVVPAVRPLILFGFVLITIFGTFYISTNIAMRITDPLATVEKKTKEINAGDFGVELSSPDIRELATLTSSINEMARRLKLQFLDLTVEKEKFNYLLQNLKEGVFAIDRNQKFLFLNRNISETLIQKNSQFKEFAPFIKNKELLSFISEKIKSGKEGKTEFQDGLHFYTARIYPIKSDAMVQLYIGVISDITEDRQNQMIREQFFQNASHELKTPITSIKGYAETLEYKLKLAPDSNERKFLDAILRNTDRLIRIVEDMLTVSRLENHKTVLNLTDVPIYDLVKNVSESLGVIYSQKKQYLVLDIPPELKVKADRLLLEDLLVNLISNASAYSPEGASVIVKASTTEESNVIQVIDQGIGISAEDAERIFERFFRVDTNRSRKEGGTGLGLSIVKHIARLHSGEVSVAPNPKGGSIFSFVFPKK
- the flgN gene encoding flagellar export chaperone FlgN, encoding MLDWVESLRSLFTTEIDCYKRLLDLEGKKRAAIHVADGKTLESLVKESYHIMVEASELERIRMKTIEDVYEKEKFQKDESSITLTHFLNHMDRESNFKLKTFALELKKVVADLKDAIITNEKLLRTRKEFLQATVDSLQELSREKVYTSHKQPTRRGQSQKGAIILNATA
- a CDS encoding RNA polymerase sigma factor — protein: MKRYQGMVYSQARKAFLSEEEAEDFTQEVFIKAYESLSLFRGEAQFSTWLFQIAKFRLTKVNKKKTHLITDWTDDVTTLADNSKPSVADVLDKEETHDILHSLIAKLPKSYQLPILLHYFENKPLKEISNDLNIKLNTIKSHISRGKELLRKWWSHEIEG
- a CDS encoding DUF962 domain-containing protein yields the protein MEKKYKTLKDFFPFYLEEHSHPFNRALHFIGSSLALGCILGFIATGKLYILGLALVSGYFFAWVGHFFVEKNRPATFTYPIYSFISDWIMYFKMLTGRIDVEFAKIKSKHN